In Streptosporangiales bacterium, a single genomic region encodes these proteins:
- a CDS encoding PHP domain-containing protein: MGWQNPAIPWREFERRLSWHGGRRPPDVASPAAEQPPARTAAPAEQDEQPPWAELHCHSSYSFLDGCSSPAALVAEALRLGIQTLALTDHDGMYGVAQFAEAARGTGLRTVFGAELSLGLAAPQTGVADPQGRHLLVLARDSTGYRRLSRAIGAAQLAGGQKGRPRYDLDQLSAAHDGHWVVLTGCRKGAVPAALATYGAAAAERELRELVDRFGRDNVCVELVDHDQPLDDARNDALAVLADRVGVGVVASNNVHYAGPSEADLAATVAAVRARRSLDEMAGWLPATRTAHLRSGTEMAARLARFPGVQEATAELARACAFDFEEVAPQLPDRKVPTGYTESQHLRRLTREGALRRYGSLVEHPLAYAQLERELDVIIGGGYTGYFLIVHEIVAFCREERILCQGRGSAANSAVCYALGITGVDAVRHQLLFERFLSPGRDGPPDIDLDIENARREEVIQHVYDTYGREHAAQVANVISYRPKMAIRDVGRALGYSPGQQDAWSKSVGLGEFESSDELPAMVRDLATRVKRLPRHLGIHSGGMVICDRPVGEVCPVEWARMPGRSVIQWDKDDCAWLGLIKFDLLGLFAALRQCLVGMTRDTPTHRRRCLLPQPRRRNRHGQHHLPTPNLPPNQENPPRQPRSVRHRPPGERQRRYQHRRPTDRAVLPRRRDEVTQLAIAGSHTRRSRSPVRSGPT, translated from the coding sequence ATGGGGTGGCAGAACCCGGCCATTCCGTGGCGGGAGTTCGAGCGGCGGCTGTCGTGGCACGGTGGCCGCCGACCGCCGGACGTCGCGTCGCCGGCGGCGGAGCAGCCGCCGGCCCGTACGGCGGCACCGGCGGAGCAAGACGAGCAGCCGCCGTGGGCGGAGCTGCACTGCCACTCTTCGTACAGCTTCCTGGACGGCTGCTCCTCCCCCGCAGCACTGGTGGCCGAGGCGCTGCGGCTGGGGATCCAGACGCTCGCCCTCACCGACCACGACGGCATGTACGGCGTCGCCCAGTTCGCCGAGGCCGCGCGCGGCACCGGGCTCCGTACGGTCTTCGGCGCGGAGCTGAGCCTGGGGCTGGCCGCACCGCAGACCGGGGTGGCCGACCCGCAGGGCCGACACCTGCTGGTGCTGGCCCGCGACAGCACCGGGTACCGGCGGCTGAGCCGCGCGATCGGCGCCGCCCAGCTCGCCGGTGGGCAGAAGGGCCGGCCGCGTTACGACCTCGACCAGCTGAGCGCGGCGCACGACGGGCACTGGGTGGTGCTCACCGGCTGCCGCAAGGGCGCGGTGCCGGCCGCGCTCGCCACGTACGGTGCGGCGGCCGCGGAACGGGAGCTGCGCGAGTTGGTGGACCGGTTCGGCCGCGACAATGTCTGCGTCGAGCTGGTCGACCACGACCAGCCGCTCGACGACGCGAGGAACGACGCCCTCGCGGTGCTCGCCGACCGGGTCGGGGTGGGCGTGGTCGCGTCGAACAACGTGCACTACGCCGGACCGAGTGAAGCCGACCTCGCCGCCACCGTTGCCGCCGTGCGGGCCAGGCGCAGCCTGGACGAGATGGCCGGCTGGCTGCCCGCCACCCGCACCGCACACCTGCGCTCGGGCACGGAGATGGCCGCCCGGCTGGCCAGGTTCCCCGGCGTCCAGGAGGCGACCGCGGAGCTCGCCCGCGCCTGCGCGTTCGACTTCGAGGAGGTGGCGCCACAGCTGCCGGACCGTAAGGTGCCTACCGGCTACACCGAGTCGCAGCACCTGCGGCGGCTCACCCGCGAGGGGGCGCTGCGGCGCTACGGGTCGCTCGTCGAGCACCCGCTGGCGTACGCCCAGCTGGAACGCGAGCTGGACGTCATCATCGGCGGCGGGTACACCGGCTACTTCCTGATCGTGCACGAGATCGTGGCGTTCTGCCGGGAGGAGCGGATCCTCTGCCAGGGCCGTGGCTCCGCGGCGAACTCCGCGGTGTGTTACGCGCTCGGCATCACCGGTGTCGACGCCGTACGGCACCAGCTGCTCTTCGAGCGGTTCCTCTCCCCCGGCAGGGACGGCCCGCCGGACATCGACCTGGACATCGAGAACGCCCGCCGCGAGGAGGTCATCCAGCACGTCTACGACACCTACGGGCGGGAGCACGCCGCACAGGTGGCCAACGTTATCTCGTACCGCCCGAAGATGGCGATCCGCGACGTGGGCAGGGCGCTCGGCTACAGCCCGGGCCAGCAGGACGCGTGGTCGAAGTCGGTGGGGCTGGGTGAGTTCGAGTCGTCCGACGAGCTGCCGGCCATGGTGCGCGACCTCGCCACCAGGGTGAAGCGGCTGCCCCGTCACCTGGGCATCCACTCCGGCGGCATGGTGATCTGCGACCGCCCCGTCGGCGAGGTGTGCCCGGTCGAGTGGGCGCGGATGCCCGGTCGCAGCGTCATCCAGTGGGACAAGGACGACTGCGCCTGGCTCGGCCTGATCAAGTTCGACCTGCTCGGGCTTTTCGCTGCTTTGCGTCAGTGTCTCGTTGGGATGACGCGGGACACGCCCACCCACCGCCGGCGGTGTCTGCTTCCTCAACCTCGAAGACGAAACCGGCATGGCCAACATCATCTGCCCACCCCCAACCTACCGCCGAACCAAGAAAACCCTCCTCGACAGCCCCGCTCTGTTCGTCACCGGCCTCCTGGAGAGCGCCAACGGCGCTATCAACATCGTCGCCCAACGGATAGAGCCGTTCTCCCTCGCCGTCGCGACGAGGTCACGCAACTGGCGATAGCTGGCTCTCATACGCGACGTTCCCGATCACCCGTCAGGTCTGGACCCACCTGA
- a CDS encoding DNA polymerase Y family protein, producing MSAGARPARVLAVWCPDWPVVSVAGRSEREQPVAVVTGGRVVACSAPARAAGVRRGQRLRDAQGRCPQLQVLDDDLAAQVRLFEQVVAGVEQRCPRVEVIRPGLCAVPARGPARYYGGEQVLAELMHETVAAAGVECRVGVADGLFAAVLAARAAESDIRIVQTAETAGFLAGHPVNVLDRPELSGLLVRLGIRTLADFAALPGEDVFARFGADAAVAHQLARGREPRRLAPRTPARDLAVQLTFDPPVEQFEQVVFTAKSLADELHTTLARHGVSCVRVEVEVTTDDGRCWSRAWRHDGLFSASAVAERVRWQLDAWRTATAADEALTGGLVRLRLVPDQLVPDSGRQLALRGGRAADDQVERAATRVQTMLGHAAVTQPVRVGGRGPGDQVLRVPWGDAPADIPRDGGWPGRVPTPAPAVVHVEPPAVAVVDAAGAPVTVDGRCAASAPPHRLVVGPRSAALAVTGWTGPWPAHEYWWDPARSQRSVRCQLVTADGRGWLLVLRQARWYVEAEY from the coding sequence GTGAGCGCCGGGGCCAGGCCGGCGCGGGTGCTGGCGGTGTGGTGTCCGGACTGGCCGGTGGTCAGCGTCGCCGGTCGGTCGGAGCGGGAGCAGCCGGTCGCGGTCGTCACCGGTGGGCGGGTGGTTGCCTGCTCCGCGCCGGCTCGCGCCGCGGGTGTACGCCGCGGGCAGCGGCTGCGCGACGCGCAGGGGCGCTGTCCGCAGCTGCAGGTACTCGACGACGACCTCGCTGCCCAGGTGCGGCTGTTCGAGCAGGTGGTGGCCGGGGTGGAACAACGGTGTCCCCGGGTGGAGGTGATCCGGCCCGGGCTGTGTGCCGTGCCTGCCCGCGGCCCGGCGCGCTACTACGGCGGTGAGCAGGTGCTCGCCGAGCTGATGCACGAGACGGTCGCCGCGGCGGGCGTCGAGTGCCGGGTCGGCGTCGCCGACGGGCTGTTCGCCGCCGTGCTCGCGGCCCGCGCCGCCGAGTCGGACATCCGCATCGTCCAGACGGCCGAGACCGCTGGCTTCCTCGCCGGGCACCCGGTGAACGTGCTCGACCGGCCGGAGCTGTCCGGGCTGCTGGTGCGGCTTGGCATCCGCACCCTGGCCGACTTCGCCGCGCTGCCAGGCGAGGACGTGTTCGCCAGGTTCGGTGCCGACGCGGCGGTCGCGCACCAGCTCGCGCGCGGGCGCGAACCGCGCCGGCTGGCGCCGCGTACGCCCGCGCGCGACCTCGCCGTGCAGCTGACGTTCGACCCTCCGGTCGAGCAGTTCGAGCAGGTGGTGTTCACCGCGAAGTCGCTCGCCGACGAGCTGCACACCACCCTGGCCAGGCACGGGGTCAGCTGCGTACGGGTCGAGGTGGAGGTGACCACCGACGACGGCAGGTGCTGGTCGCGGGCGTGGCGGCACGACGGGCTGTTCTCCGCGTCGGCGGTCGCCGAGCGGGTGCGTTGGCAGCTCGACGCGTGGCGTACGGCCACGGCGGCCGACGAGGCGCTGACCGGTGGCCTGGTCCGGCTCCGGCTGGTCCCCGACCAGCTGGTCCCGGACAGCGGCCGGCAGCTGGCGCTGCGGGGCGGCCGGGCCGCGGACGACCAGGTGGAGCGGGCGGCCACCCGCGTGCAGACGATGCTCGGCCACGCCGCGGTCACGCAGCCGGTCCGCGTCGGCGGTCGCGGGCCGGGCGACCAGGTGCTGCGGGTGCCGTGGGGCGACGCGCCCGCCGACATCCCACGGGACGGCGGCTGGCCGGGCCGGGTGCCCACGCCCGCGCCGGCCGTCGTCCACGTCGAGCCGCCTGCGGTCGCGGTCGTCGACGCCGCCGGCGCGCCGGTCACGGTGGACGGCCGGTGCGCCGCCTCGGCGCCCCCGCACCGGTTGGTCGTCGGGCCGCGGTCGGCCGCGCTGGCCGTCACCGGCTGGACCGGGCCCTGGCCGGCGCACGAGTACTGGTGGGACCCCGCGCGCAGCCAGCGGTCGGTCAGGTGCCAGCTGGTGACCGCGGACGGCCGCGGCTGGTTGCTGGTGCTGCGGCAGGCCAGGTGGTACGTCGAGGCGGAGTACTAG
- a CDS encoding GNAT family N-acetyltransferase → MDTTAEQLPVTAEQLRIVPANEASWADVQAIFGTTDYPGLCQCQRFKVAGWVWRDTIQEERIALLRTQTACGEPDAATTGGLVAYLDGEPVGWVAVEPRTAYPKLRTSRIPWRGRDEDKDDESVWAVTCFVVRKGYRGRGLTYPLAAATVEYARGRGARAVEGYSMITQPGKEITWGELHVGARQVFEDAGFTEVSHPTVRRVVMRVDFGAGGDQR, encoded by the coding sequence ATGGACACCACCGCGGAGCAACTGCCGGTCACCGCGGAGCAGCTGCGGATCGTCCCGGCCAACGAGGCGTCCTGGGCAGACGTGCAGGCGATCTTCGGCACGACCGACTACCCGGGGCTGTGCCAGTGCCAGCGGTTCAAGGTCGCCGGCTGGGTGTGGCGCGACACCATCCAGGAGGAGCGGATCGCGCTGCTGCGCACGCAGACGGCCTGCGGTGAGCCGGACGCCGCGACCACCGGCGGGCTGGTCGCGTACCTCGACGGCGAGCCGGTGGGCTGGGTGGCCGTGGAACCGCGCACGGCGTACCCGAAGCTGCGCACCTCGCGCATCCCGTGGCGCGGCCGGGACGAGGACAAGGACGACGAGAGTGTCTGGGCGGTGACCTGCTTCGTGGTGCGGAAGGGTTACCGCGGCCGCGGCCTCACGTACCCGCTCGCCGCGGCCACCGTCGAATACGCGCGCGGACGCGGCGCGCGGGCGGTCGAGGGGTACTCGATGATCACCCAGCCGGGTAAGGAGATCACCTGGGGCGAGCTGCACGTGGGTGCGCGCCAGGTGTTCGAAGACGCCGGGTTCACGGAGGTCAGCCACCCCACCGTGCGGCGGGTGGTGATGCGGGTCGACTTCGGCGCGGGAGGCGACCAGCGGTGA